Proteins from a genomic interval of Solidesulfovibrio sp.:
- a CDS encoding branched-chain amino acid transaminase, which produces MGLRTDFIWMDGTLTPWDQANVHVLTHALHYGFAVFEGIRAYECVDGSSEVFRLKEHTERLFGSAKALGLTIPFAADQISAACVETLVANKMPAGYIRPIVFVGSGGSMGVNPAGNPIRVAIAAWPWGAYLGAEALEKGIRIRTSSYTRHHVNVMMTKAKAAGNYVNSVLAKTEALADGYDEALLLDPAGYVSEGSGENVFIVRKGVIKTPPLTSILGGITRDSIITLARELGYEVVEQLFTRDEMYMADEAFFTGTAAELTPIRELDRRVIGEGHAGPVAKALQAAFFRVVKGEDPAHADWLARYSLK; this is translated from the coding sequence ATGGGGCTTCGCACTGATTTCATCTGGATGGACGGCACGCTCACGCCCTGGGATCAGGCCAACGTGCACGTCCTGACCCATGCCCTGCACTACGGCTTCGCCGTGTTCGAGGGCATCCGGGCCTACGAATGCGTCGACGGTTCTTCGGAGGTCTTTCGCCTCAAGGAACATACGGAACGGCTGTTCGGTTCGGCCAAGGCCCTGGGCCTGACCATTCCGTTTGCCGCCGACCAGATCTCCGCCGCCTGCGTGGAGACGCTTGTGGCCAACAAGATGCCCGCCGGCTACATCCGGCCCATCGTGTTCGTCGGCTCGGGCGGCTCCATGGGCGTCAACCCGGCCGGCAACCCCATCCGCGTCGCCATCGCCGCCTGGCCCTGGGGCGCCTACCTCGGCGCCGAGGCCCTGGAGAAGGGCATCCGCATCCGCACCTCCAGCTACACCCGCCACCACGTCAACGTCATGATGACCAAGGCCAAGGCCGCCGGCAACTACGTCAACTCCGTGCTGGCCAAGACCGAGGCCCTGGCCGACGGCTACGACGAGGCCTTGCTGCTCGACCCCGCGGGCTACGTGTCCGAGGGCAGCGGCGAAAACGTGTTCATCGTGCGCAAGGGCGTCATCAAGACTCCGCCCCTGACCTCGATTCTGGGCGGCATCACCCGCGACAGCATCATCACCCTGGCCCGGGAGCTGGGCTACGAGGTGGTGGAGCAGCTTTTCACCCGCGACGAGATGTACATGGCCGACGAGGCCTTTTTCACCGGCACCGCCGCCGAGTTGACGCCCATCCGCGAACTCGACCGCCGCGTCATCGGCGAGGGCCATGCCGGCCCCGTGGCCAAGGCCCTGCAGGCCGCCTTCTTCCGGGTGGTCAAGGGCGAGGACCCGGCCCACGCCGACTGGCTGGCCAGGTACAGCCTGAAGTAA
- the dnaX gene encoding DNA polymerase III subunit gamma/tau: MSTTSLTAKYRPQRFADVAGQDAVKRILSRAAAEDKIAPAYLFSGTRGVGKTTLARVLAKALNCQTAPTAEPCNVCAQCRQITAGVSPDVIEIDAATHGKVEDARRLKEDVGYAPLNSRYKVFIIDEAHMLSTAAFNALLKTLEEPPARVTFILATTEAHKFPATIISRCQHYLFKRLTQAELEAHLTGLLNREAVPFEQTAVTLIARRGAGSVRDSMSLLAQVLALGGAELTEADARNVLGLAGQEVFFGLIEAIHAQDGPAVVGVLRQVLDKGLDIGFFLRELAAMWRNLFLLRQAGEKGLAVVDLPAEETGLWLEWAGRFDAAHIHACWQMTLEGQRRVLTSLEPALSLELMLLNLAYLPRLLPLQNLASCAMPPSGGPGPAPTGPGAPSGPSRMPGSPGSAGPSGTPGGYGASGQPGGSAGLPPRRIAPVPGQAPGQAAASRPAWQAPSTAASAPPPAALGASQAVPRDPATAPRPPSGPPTFDGFKRFAAKNGEVMGLKQARGVYEPEAEPPLLRLLCTNAFHVNQLRHPDKLRVLSGLAADYFGRPVDISVEAADNGNADRMSPDDLKRYIDERPEVRQALSAFDAEIIERKPR; this comes from the coding sequence ATGAGCACCACCAGCCTCACCGCCAAATACCGGCCCCAGCGCTTCGCCGACGTGGCCGGCCAGGACGCCGTCAAGCGCATCCTGTCCCGGGCCGCCGCCGAGGACAAGATCGCGCCGGCCTACCTTTTCAGCGGCACGCGCGGCGTGGGCAAGACCACCCTGGCCCGGGTGCTGGCCAAGGCCCTCAACTGCCAGACGGCGCCCACGGCCGAGCCCTGCAACGTCTGCGCCCAGTGCCGCCAGATCACGGCCGGCGTCTCGCCCGACGTCATCGAGATCGACGCCGCCACCCACGGCAAGGTCGAGGACGCCCGGCGCCTCAAGGAGGACGTGGGCTACGCCCCGCTCAACAGCCGCTACAAGGTCTTCATCATCGACGAGGCCCACATGCTCTCCACGGCGGCGTTCAATGCGCTGCTCAAGACCCTGGAAGAGCCGCCGGCCCGCGTCACCTTCATCCTGGCCACCACCGAGGCCCACAAATTTCCGGCCACCATCATCAGCCGCTGCCAGCATTACCTCTTCAAGCGCCTGACCCAGGCCGAGCTCGAAGCCCATCTGACGGGCCTGCTCAACCGCGAGGCCGTCCCCTTCGAGCAGACCGCCGTCACGCTCATCGCCCGGCGCGGCGCGGGCAGCGTCCGGGATTCCATGTCCCTGCTCGCCCAGGTCCTGGCCCTGGGCGGCGCGGAACTCACCGAGGCCGACGCCCGCAATGTCCTGGGCCTGGCCGGCCAGGAGGTCTTTTTCGGGCTCATCGAGGCCATCCACGCCCAGGACGGCCCGGCCGTGGTCGGGGTGTTGCGCCAGGTCCTGGACAAGGGCCTGGACATCGGCTTTTTCTTGCGCGAGCTGGCCGCCATGTGGCGCAACCTCTTCCTGTTGCGCCAGGCCGGGGAGAAGGGCCTGGCCGTGGTCGACCTGCCGGCCGAGGAAACGGGCCTGTGGCTGGAGTGGGCCGGCCGCTTCGACGCCGCTCACATCCACGCCTGCTGGCAGATGACCCTGGAAGGCCAGCGCCGGGTGCTCACCAGCCTGGAGCCGGCCCTGTCCCTGGAGCTGATGCTGCTGAACCTGGCCTACCTGCCGCGCCTGCTGCCCCTGCAAAACCTCGCCTCCTGCGCCATGCCGCCCTCGGGCGGCCCCGGCCCGGCCCCAACCGGTCCGGGCGCGCCGTCCGGTCCGTCCCGCATGCCTGGCTCGCCTGGCTCGGCCGGCCCGTCCGGGACGCCGGGGGGGTATGGTGCGTCCGGCCAGCCCGGCGGTTCGGCCGGCCTGCCGCCCCGGCGGATCGCCCCGGTCCCCGGGCAGGCCCCGGGCCAGGCGGCCGCATCGCGTCCGGCCTGGCAGGCGCCGTCCACCGCCGCGTCTGCCCCGCCCCCCGCCGCCTTGGGCGCATCCCAGGCCGTACCCCGGGACCCGGCCACCGCGCCAAGGCCCCCCTCCGGGCCGCCCACCTTCGACGGCTTCAAGCGGTTTGCCGCCAAAAACGGCGAAGTCATGGGCCTCAAGCAGGCCAGGGGCGTCTATGAGCCCGAGGCCGAGCCGCCGCTTTTGCGCCTGCTGTGCACCAACGCCTTCCACGTCAACCAACTGCGCCATCCGGACAAGCTGCGCGTGTTGTCCGGTCTGGCCGCCGACTATTTCGGCCGGCCCGTGGACATCAGCGTCGAAGCCGCGGACAATGGCAACGCCGACCGCATGTCCCCGGACGACCTCAAGCGCTACATCGACGAGCGGCCGGAAGTCCGGCAGGCCCTTTCGGCCTTCGACGCCGAAATCATCGAACGAAAACCCCGCTAA
- a CDS encoding YbaB/EbfC family nucleoid-associated protein, whose translation MKGMNELVRQAQIMQKKMAKLQEELEVRTVEGTAGGGMVTAVVSGSNELKSLAIDKAAVDPNDVEMLQDLVVAAVNDGIKKAKAMMEAEMGQVTGGIKMPGLF comes from the coding sequence ATGAAGGGCATGAACGAACTGGTGCGCCAGGCCCAGATCATGCAGAAGAAAATGGCCAAACTTCAAGAAGAACTTGAAGTCCGCACCGTGGAAGGCACGGCCGGCGGCGGCATGGTCACGGCCGTGGTCTCCGGCTCCAACGAGCTCAAGTCCCTGGCCATCGACAAGGCCGCCGTGGACCCAAACGACGTGGAAATGCTCCAGGACCTCGTCGTGGCCGCGGTCAACGACGGCATCAAGAAGGCCAAGGCCATGATGGAAGCCGAAATGGGCCAAGTCACCGGCGGCATCAAGATGCCGGGGTTGTTTTAG
- the recR gene encoding recombination mediator RecR has translation MAVRTTLPAPLAELVEQLARLPGLGPKSALKVAMTLLEWPRGRAETLGEAILRLRERLCLCRRCFGLSEDPVCPVCADPTRSPAELCLVPQWDAVMLLEETAQFSGYYLVLGGLLDPLEGVGAGQLRLDALRARLAEGTVTECILALGATLPAESTASHIKNLLAREFPQVRLTRLAQGIPLGAEVKYVDKETLSQSLRYRQDL, from the coding sequence ATGGCGGTGCGTACGACGTTGCCGGCTCCGCTGGCCGAGCTGGTGGAACAGTTGGCCCGGTTGCCCGGGCTTGGCCCCAAGTCGGCCCTCAAGGTGGCCATGACGCTGCTCGAGTGGCCGCGCGGCCGGGCCGAGACCCTGGGCGAGGCCATCTTGCGCCTGCGCGAGCGGCTGTGCCTGTGCCGACGCTGCTTCGGGCTGTCCGAGGACCCGGTCTGCCCGGTCTGCGCCGACCCCACGCGCTCGCCGGCCGAGCTGTGCCTGGTGCCCCAGTGGGACGCGGTCATGCTGCTCGAGGAAACGGCCCAGTTTTCGGGCTATTATCTGGTCCTCGGCGGCCTGCTCGATCCGTTGGAGGGGGTCGGCGCCGGCCAGCTGCGCCTGGACGCCTTGCGCGCCCGGCTGGCCGAGGGGACGGTGACCGAGTGCATCCTGGCCCTCGGGGCCACGCTGCCGGCCGAGTCCACGGCCTCGCACATCAAGAACCTCCTGGCCCGGGAGTTTCCCCAAGTGCGCCTGACGCGGCTGGCCCAGGGCATTCCGCTTGGGGCCGAGGTCAAGTACGTGGACAAGGAAACCCTGTCCCAATCCCTGCGTTACCGCCAGGACCTGTAG
- a CDS encoding ATP-dependent RecD-like DNA helicase: protein MAVAAQPTELSAEVQTVTFFNEGTNYCIAKVRSKDEPGPFSIVGHLGKLTPGEMLRLTGTWATHPKYGRQFQVTASAREMPATVNGIRRYLASGMIKGVGGVLATRMVDAFGEKVLEILDKEPEKLLAVEGLGKKKLKEIVESWTAQHEVRSLMLFLQTHEIATTHAGKIFKLYGNAAEARIRANPYELAYEIRGIAFKTADAMALRLGFAPDSPERLQAALVYMLFTMGEQGHLFVPRDVLFEKTAAMIAGVSVTLLDEALGQLEALKRVKVEALPAQDIEAAVYLRHFYALEVEIAKRLHDLASHPGADLRGKVEKLLPALESEARLQLSPEQRQAAVDACAEKVFVITGGPGTGKTTITRMVVAALDKLSLKVKLAAPTGRAAKRLAEATGFPAATLHRLLQSTPDGNFALCEDNKLKADVLLVDEVSMLDARLCAHMLRALPFTARLILVGDADQLPSVGAGNVLADVLGSQAVGSARLTRIFRQAQQSMIVVNAHRVNQGQFPLTCDRQPPEADFFWVEQDDPAGVRDMIATLVTERIPRVYGLDPMRDVQVLSPMHKGEAGTQSLNEALRERLNPKGPEITRGTTRFRLHDRVLQTKNDYEKDVFNGDLGHIVEVDPSEGELVVSFDGRSVAYDRTELDELAPAYAVSIHKSQGSEYPAVVVPILTQHYVMLRRNLIYTALTRARRLAVLIGSKRAMLLGLRNAGGDRRYTHLNHRLRELFNAL from the coding sequence ATGGCCGTCGCGGCGCAACCCACCGAACTGTCCGCCGAGGTGCAGACCGTCACCTTCTTCAACGAAGGCACGAACTACTGCATCGCCAAGGTGCGCTCCAAGGACGAGCCCGGCCCCTTTTCCATCGTCGGCCACCTGGGCAAGCTCACGCCCGGGGAAATGCTGCGCCTAACCGGCACCTGGGCCACCCACCCCAAGTACGGCCGCCAGTTCCAGGTGACGGCCTCCGCCCGGGAGATGCCGGCCACCGTCAACGGCATTCGCCGCTACCTGGCCTCGGGCATGATCAAGGGCGTGGGCGGCGTGCTGGCCACGCGCATGGTCGACGCCTTTGGCGAAAAGGTCCTGGAGATCCTCGACAAGGAGCCGGAAAAGCTCCTGGCCGTGGAGGGCCTGGGCAAAAAAAAGCTCAAGGAGATCGTGGAGTCGTGGACGGCCCAGCACGAGGTCCGCTCCTTGATGCTCTTTCTGCAGACCCACGAGATCGCCACCACCCACGCCGGCAAGATCTTCAAGCTCTACGGCAACGCCGCCGAGGCGCGCATCCGGGCCAATCCCTACGAGCTGGCCTACGAGATCCGCGGCATCGCCTTTAAGACCGCCGACGCCATGGCCCTGCGCCTGGGTTTCGCTCCGGACAGCCCCGAACGCCTGCAGGCGGCGCTGGTCTACATGCTGTTCACCATGGGCGAGCAGGGACACCTGTTCGTGCCCCGCGACGTCCTGTTCGAGAAAACGGCGGCCATGATCGCGGGCGTGTCCGTCACGCTCCTCGACGAAGCCCTGGGGCAGCTCGAAGCCCTCAAGCGCGTGAAGGTCGAGGCCCTGCCGGCCCAGGACATCGAGGCCGCCGTCTACCTGCGCCATTTCTACGCCCTGGAAGTCGAGATCGCCAAACGCCTGCACGACCTGGCCAGCCATCCCGGGGCCGACCTGCGGGGCAAGGTGGAAAAGCTCCTGCCGGCGCTCGAATCCGAGGCCCGCCTCCAGCTTTCCCCCGAGCAGCGCCAAGCCGCCGTGGACGCCTGCGCCGAGAAGGTCTTCGTCATCACCGGCGGCCCGGGCACGGGCAAGACCACCATCACCCGCATGGTGGTGGCCGCCCTTGACAAGCTCTCGCTAAAAGTCAAACTTGCCGCGCCCACGGGCCGGGCGGCCAAGCGCCTGGCCGAGGCCACGGGCTTCCCGGCTGCCACCTTGCACCGGCTGTTGCAGTCCACGCCGGACGGCAACTTCGCCCTATGCGAGGACAACAAGCTCAAGGCCGACGTGCTGCTTGTCGACGAGGTCAGCATGCTCGACGCCAGGCTTTGCGCCCATATGCTGCGGGCCTTGCCGTTCACGGCCCGGCTCATTTTAGTCGGCGACGCCGACCAGTTGCCGTCCGTCGGCGCGGGCAACGTCCTGGCCGACGTCCTGGGCAGCCAGGCCGTGGGCAGCGCCCGGCTGACCCGGATTTTCCGCCAGGCCCAGCAGAGCATGATCGTGGTCAACGCCCACCGCGTCAACCAGGGCCAGTTTCCCCTGACCTGCGACCGGCAGCCGCCGGAAGCGGATTTTTTCTGGGTGGAGCAGGACGACCCGGCCGGCGTGCGGGACATGATCGCCACCCTGGTCACCGAGCGCATTCCCCGGGTCTACGGCCTGGACCCCATGCGCGACGTGCAGGTGCTCTCGCCCATGCACAAGGGCGAGGCCGGTACCCAGTCCCTCAACGAGGCCCTGCGCGAGCGCTTAAACCCCAAGGGGCCGGAGATCACGCGCGGCACCACGCGCTTTCGCCTGCACGACCGGGTGTTGCAGACGAAAAACGATTATGAAAAGGACGTCTTCAACGGCGACCTGGGCCATATCGTGGAGGTCGACCCGTCGGAAGGGGAGTTGGTGGTTTCCTTCGACGGCCGGTCCGTGGCCTACGACCGCACCGAACTGGACGAACTGGCTCCGGCCTATGCCGTGAGCATCCACAAATCCCAGGGGAGCGAATACCCGGCCGTGGTCGTTCCCATACTGACACAGCATTACGTCATGTTGCGCCGAAACCTCATCTATACCGCCCTGACCAGGGCCCGGCGGCTGGCCGTGCTCATCGGCAGCAAGCGGGCCATGCTGCTGGGGCTTCGCAACGCCGGCGGCGACAGGCGCTACACCCATCTCAACCATCGGCTTCGGGAGCTTTTCAATGCGCTGTAG